Within the Candidatus Syntrophosphaera sp. genome, the region AGCGGGCGGAGCTGGTTTTGGCATAGTCGTTGTAGCGGCGGTTGATGATCCCGGCGACGCGGCCGACGATTCGGGGGCCGTCATAGGCGAGGAGCTGGAAGCTCTCGCAGTATTCGTGGGCGGGGTTCTTGCGGGCATTGAAGGTCCACATGTCATCGGCATAGATGGGCGGTATCCAGCCCTGGTGGCCGGCGTGGATCTTTTCGGGCAGATAGACGAATTGCTTCATCTCTTTCTTGGTTCGGACTTCTTTGAGCGTTATCGGCATCTTTCTTCCTCGCTTGAGAGTGGGGGTTCAGCTTTTCCGGAGAGAGAACCTTGTCAAGCAAAAAGCGTTCCCCTTTGTCAAAGCCAGCGTCACGCCGCGCCTCAAAGAAAATCCTTGCCAAAAACGCGGGGCGCAAAATCTTGGCATATTCAAGCTAAATCTCAAGGAACAAAGATATATGGCAAGCATGGCAGACATCCGTAACGGGATGATAATACAGTGGAAGGACGACCTCTACGAGGTGGTGGAATTCCTGCACGTGAAACCCGGCAAAGGCCCGGCCTTCATGCGCACCAAGCTGAAAAACGTGCGCAGCGGCAGGGTCCTGGACAACACCTTCCGCGAAAGCGACAGCTTCAACGAGGTGCGGGTCGAGCGCCGGAAGATGGAATACCTCTACCACGACGGCCAGTTCTTCGTGATGATGGACCGCGAGACCTATGAGCAGCTTCCGGTTGACGCCAGCGTGATCGGCGACCTGGACAAGCTGATGCTGGAGAACATGGAAGTCTCGATGATGTTCGCTCCGGATGGTGACATCCTGGGGCTGGAACTTCCGGTCACGGTGGTCCAGACCATCTCCGAATGCGAGCCCAACGTCAAAGGCAACACGGCCTCCGGCAGCGGCAAGACCGCCTACACGGAAACCGGCCTGAGGCTGACCGTCCCCTTCTTCGTGGAGACAGGCGACAAAGTCAAGATAGACACCCGCACGGGCGACTACCTCGAAAGAGCAAATTAAGACAAGGAAATAAGCCTCCCCGGAGGCAAGAGAGGAACCAATGGGAAAAGTGAAGAGTTTCGCCGCCAAGCTGGCGCACGACACCAACCGCGAAGGCCAGGTGATCTGCCCGGTGTGCAACACCGAGGTCAAGAAGATC harbors:
- the efp gene encoding elongation factor P → MASMADIRNGMIIQWKDDLYEVVEFLHVKPGKGPAFMRTKLKNVRSGRVLDNTFRESDSFNEVRVERRKMEYLYHDGQFFVMMDRETYEQLPVDASVIGDLDKLMLENMEVSMMFAPDGDILGLELPVTVVQTISECEPNVKGNTASGSGKTAYTETGLRLTVPFFVETGDKVKIDTRTGDYLERAN